A single Sphingomonas sp. IW22 DNA region contains:
- a CDS encoding circularly permuted type 2 ATP-grasp protein — MGADRAFDEIWGHGGPANPRAELNALAGWIADTPRDELARRSEAAENTFRQLGITFAVYGDREAAERIIPFDIVPRVFLADEWARLSDGLVQRVEAINAFLDDIYGERRILKDGVLPPDIVLRNPQFRGEVVGIRPPHGIWAHICGIDLVRTGPDAFHVLEDNARTPSGVSYMLENREAMIRLCPELFRSFRVAAVDSYPDRLHETMRSVAPPGAGSRPVCVVLTPGHFNSAYYEHSFLADSMGIELVEPADLVVDDDVVWMQTIAGRVKVDVIYRRIDDDFLDPVVFRPDSLLGVPGIMSAYRAGNVTLINAPGNGIADDKAIYSYMPEIVRYYSGGEAKLPNVETWRCREPQALKYVLERLPELVVKLVDGSGGYGMLVGPTATKDEIERFRAALIAEPHRYIAQPTLALSTVPTLSEKGLAPRHVDFRPFVLTGRNGVQVVPGGLTRVALREGSLVVNSSQGGGTKDSFVLMPDPQSGQGQQQGEMMQRQELHA, encoded by the coding sequence ATGGGGGCTGATCGCGCGTTCGACGAAATCTGGGGCCATGGCGGCCCTGCCAATCCACGGGCCGAGCTTAACGCGCTGGCTGGATGGATTGCCGACACCCCGCGCGATGAGCTGGCCCGCCGGTCCGAGGCGGCTGAAAACACCTTTCGGCAATTGGGCATCACCTTCGCCGTCTATGGCGACCGTGAAGCTGCGGAGCGGATCATCCCGTTCGACATCGTGCCGCGCGTTTTCCTGGCCGACGAATGGGCTCGCCTGTCCGATGGGCTGGTACAGCGGGTAGAGGCCATCAACGCCTTTCTCGACGATATTTATGGTGAGCGGCGCATCCTGAAGGACGGCGTGCTGCCGCCCGACATCGTGCTTCGCAACCCGCAGTTCCGGGGGGAGGTGGTGGGGATACGCCCGCCGCACGGAATCTGGGCACATATCTGTGGCATCGATCTGGTCCGCACTGGGCCGGATGCCTTCCATGTGCTTGAGGACAATGCCCGTACGCCGTCAGGCGTGTCCTACATGCTCGAAAACCGGGAGGCGATGATCCGGCTGTGTCCGGAACTGTTCCGCTCGTTCCGGGTGGCGGCGGTGGACAGCTATCCCGACCGGCTGCACGAAACGATGCGATCGGTCGCGCCGCCGGGGGCAGGCAGCCGCCCGGTCTGCGTCGTGCTGACGCCGGGGCATTTCAACAGCGCCTATTATGAACACAGCTTCCTGGCCGATTCGATGGGTATCGAGTTGGTGGAGCCCGCCGATCTGGTCGTCGATGACGATGTCGTGTGGATGCAGACCATTGCAGGCCGGGTGAAGGTCGATGTGATCTATCGCCGGATCGACGACGACTTTCTCGACCCGGTGGTTTTCAGGCCGGATTCGCTGCTGGGCGTGCCGGGCATCATGTCCGCCTATCGCGCAGGCAATGTCACGCTGATCAACGCGCCGGGCAACGGCATTGCCGATGACAAGGCGATCTATAGCTATATGCCCGAAATCGTCCGCTATTATTCGGGCGGCGAGGCCAAGCTGCCCAATGTCGAGACATGGCGCTGTCGTGAGCCGCAGGCGCTGAAATATGTCCTCGAACGCCTGCCCGAACTGGTGGTCAAGCTGGTCGACGGATCGGGCGGTTATGGGATGCTGGTCGGCCCGACAGCGACCAAGGATGAGATCGAGCGATTTCGCGCCGCGCTGATCGCCGAGCCGCATCGTTATATCGCACAGCCGACGCTGGCGCTGTCGACGGTCCCGACACTGAGCGAAAAGGGGCTGGCGCCGCGCCATGTCGATTTCCGCCCCTTTGTCCTGACCGGTCGCAACGGGGTTCAGGTAGTGCCCGGCGGTCTGACCCGCGTCGCGCTTCGCGAAGGATCGCTGGTCGTCAACTCCAGCCAGGGTGGCGGAACCAAGGACAGTTTCGTGCTGATGCCCGATCCTCAGTCGGGGCAGGGGCAGCAACAGGGCGAGATGATGCAGCGTCAGGAACTTCACGCATGA
- a CDS encoding alpha-E domain-containing protein → MLSRTAASLYWLGRYVERADFIARLVEATVRLDALSATPAGEAAWASALRVTYNDAAFATTGAPVDQASVARFLTIDSGHGGSIVQCLDMARNNARAVRTALTREAWTAINRAWLLFNSRLRPGNAMATLNLVEAVKAETRGFEGAVLRMMRNEAVWFIRLGSAIERADNTARLIDVKYHLLLPEGEQIGGVVDRDQWTTILQTVSAVTAYRWLYSDGLKPSLVIDLLLSRPELPRSLAACVEESVEMLGLLGKRTGLQGGADRMARARMARMHRTRSHEVIVGGLHEWLGAFIAENIALDRAIAQQFRFI, encoded by the coding sequence ATGCTCTCTCGCACCGCGGCGTCACTTTACTGGCTTGGCCGCTATGTCGAACGCGCCGATTTCATCGCTCGTCTGGTCGAGGCGACCGTGCGGCTGGACGCGCTGTCCGCGACCCCGGCGGGGGAAGCGGCATGGGCCAGTGCGCTGCGCGTCACCTATAACGACGCGGCCTTTGCCACGACGGGCGCGCCGGTCGATCAGGCCAGCGTCGCGCGGTTCCTGACCATCGACAGCGGGCATGGCGGCTCGATCGTCCAGTGTCTGGACATGGCGCGAAACAACGCCCGCGCGGTCCGCACCGCACTGACACGAGAGGCGTGGACAGCGATCAATCGCGCATGGCTGTTGTTCAACTCACGCCTGCGCCCCGGCAATGCGATGGCGACGCTCAACCTGGTCGAGGCGGTGAAGGCCGAGACGCGTGGGTTCGAGGGCGCGGTCCTTCGCATGATGCGGAACGAGGCGGTGTGGTTCATCCGGCTCGGTTCGGCCATCGAACGGGCAGACAACACCGCGCGGCTGATCGATGTCAAATATCACCTGCTGTTGCCGGAGGGCGAGCAGATCGGCGGCGTGGTCGACCGCGACCAATGGACCACGATCCTGCAAACGGTCTCGGCGGTCACTGCCTATCGCTGGCTCTATTCCGATGGATTGAAGCCCAGTCTGGTCATCGACCTGTTGCTTTCCCGCCCCGAACTGCCCCGCTCGCTGGCGGCGTGCGTCGAGGAGTCGGTGGAGATGCTCGGCCTGCTGGGCAAGCGGACGGGCCTTCAGGGCGGGGCCGACCGGATGGCGCGTGCGCGGATGGCACGGATGCACCGCACGCGCAGCCATGAAGTCATCGTCGGCGGTCTGCACGAATGGCTCGGCGCCTTCATAGCCGAGAACATCGCGCTCGACCGTGCCATCGCCCAACAGTTCAGGTTCATCTAA
- a CDS encoding ABC transporter ATP-binding protein codes for MSEPVLQTQTLRRSFRQGGQTIEVLRGVDLVVGPGEIVALLGPSGSGKSTLLQAVGLLEGGFEGSIRIVGQEVTRLNSAERTVVRRDRLGFIYQFHHLLPDFNAIENVVLPQLIHGAANEAATERSEHLLSALGLSQRLTHRPSQLSGGEQQRVAVARALANRPALVLADEPTGNLDEATADIVLAEFLRLVREEGSAALVATHNERLAARMDRVVRLHEGVLE; via the coding sequence ATGAGTGAGCCGGTTCTTCAGACGCAGACGCTGCGACGCAGCTTTCGCCAGGGCGGACAGACGATCGAGGTTCTGCGCGGCGTCGATCTGGTCGTCGGACCGGGAGAGATCGTTGCGCTGCTGGGCCCATCGGGATCGGGCAAGTCGACGCTGCTTCAGGCGGTCGGGTTGCTGGAGGGCGGGTTCGAGGGATCGATCCGCATCGTCGGACAGGAAGTGACAAGGCTGAACAGTGCGGAGCGCACCGTCGTGCGGCGCGACCGCCTGGGCTTTATCTATCAGTTCCACCACCTGCTGCCCGATTTCAACGCGATCGAGAATGTCGTGCTGCCGCAGTTGATCCATGGCGCGGCAAATGAGGCGGCGACCGAGCGGTCCGAACACCTGTTGTCGGCGCTGGGGCTGTCCCAGCGGCTGACGCACCGGCCCAGTCAGTTGTCGGGCGGCGAGCAACAGCGTGTGGCGGTCGCACGCGCGCTGGCCAATCGCCCCGCGCTGGTGCTGGCGGACGAGCCGACGGGCAATCTGGACGAAGCGACTGCCGATATCGTGCTGGCCGAATTCCTGCGGCTGGTGCGGGAGGAAGGCTCTGCCGCGCTGGTCGCCACGCACAACGAACGCCTGGCGGCGCGGATGGACCGGGTGGTCCGGCTGCATGAAGGGGTGCTGGAATGA
- a CDS encoding transglutaminase N-terminal domain-containing protein codes for MRIIVEHRTRYRFTEPQTRLIQLLRMTPDDTDDQTIVAWSIDVDCDARLRESRDGLGNRQTMLYAEGPLDGIDISVRGEVLTGDPRGLLRGSSEPLPPEFYLRDTDRTHPSDSLADFVRGELGDATPDMDTLIRLGRRFGERFERTDGETLRDAAEVFDSGNASVREIAQALVAGLRAVEVPARYVGGYRQNDSQSCAPHGWVEAFLPDQGWCTFDPSRGVPVDDRYVRVAIGIDTASAAPVAGSRLGPGEESLDVALIVARAGSQG; via the coding sequence ATGCGGATCATCGTCGAGCATCGCACCCGCTATCGCTTTACGGAACCGCAGACACGGTTGATCCAGCTGTTGCGGATGACGCCGGACGATACCGACGACCAGACCATCGTCGCCTGGTCGATCGACGTCGATTGCGATGCACGGTTGCGCGAGAGCCGCGACGGGCTGGGTAACCGTCAAACGATGCTTTACGCCGAAGGGCCGCTGGACGGCATCGACATCAGCGTGCGTGGAGAGGTGCTGACTGGCGACCCGCGCGGCCTGCTTCGCGGATCGTCCGAGCCGCTGCCCCCCGAATTTTACCTCCGCGATACCGACCGCACGCACCCAAGTGACTCGCTGGCCGATTTCGTGCGTGGCGAGCTGGGCGATGCGACGCCGGACATGGACACGCTGATCCGGCTTGGCCGCCGCTTCGGAGAGCGGTTCGAGCGGACGGATGGTGAGACGCTGCGCGACGCGGCGGAAGTGTTCGACAGCGGCAATGCCAGCGTGCGGGAGATCGCACAGGCATTGGTCGCTGGGTTGCGCGCCGTTGAAGTGCCCGCGCGTTATGTCGGCGGCTATCGCCAGAATGACAGCCAGAGCTGTGCCCCCCATGGCTGGGTTGAGGCGTTCCTGCCCGATCAGGGGTGGTGCACGTTCGATCCGTCGCGTGGGGTCCCGGTGGACGACCGTTATGTCCGCGTGGCGATCGGCATCGATACTGCCTCCGCCGCGCCGGTTGCCGGATCGCGGCTGGGGCCGGGGGAGGAGAGCCTGGACGTGGCACTGATCGTCGCACGGGCCGGCAGTCAGGGCTAA
- a CDS encoding lipoprotein-releasing ABC transporter permease subunit, whose translation MILSRYERMIARRYLLPGRGEAFIFLVAGISLVAVMLGVAALVIVMSVMNGFRAELFDKIVGLNGHAVVQGYAGQLRDWRQVLDDARATPGVTSATPLIEQPLMTDFNGRTEAVLLRGMRVEDIRTNPTIRDNVVIGSLASLTAGSGNIAIGSRLAQSLGATVGSEISLISFQGVSTPMGTVPRIVSYRIGAIFEVGVYDYDKAFVIMPMEDAQTLLLMGDSVGMIEIDTVDPDRVEEILQPLAVKVASRGVLNDWRRLNSEIFEALQVDRLVTFTVLSILILVAVFNILSSLIMLVRAKTRDIAILRTMGATRQGLIRIFVTVGTTIGSLGIVAGLILGFILLYFRQGVLGFLGFITGQEIWDPSMRYLTELPAKTDPVEVAGIALMAFLFSFLATLYPAFKAASTDPVQVLRYE comes from the coding sequence ATGATCCTATCGCGCTATGAGCGCATGATCGCCCGGCGCTATTTGCTCCCCGGCCGGGGTGAGGCGTTCATCTTTCTGGTGGCTGGCATCAGCCTGGTCGCAGTCATGCTGGGCGTTGCCGCACTGGTGATCGTCATGAGCGTGATGAACGGCTTTCGTGCCGAGTTGTTCGACAAGATCGTCGGGCTGAACGGTCATGCGGTGGTGCAGGGCTATGCCGGGCAGCTTCGCGACTGGCGACAGGTGCTGGACGACGCGCGCGCCACGCCCGGCGTGACCAGCGCGACACCACTGATCGAACAGCCGCTGATGACCGATTTCAACGGTCGCACCGAAGCCGTCCTGCTGCGCGGAATGCGGGTCGAGGATATTCGCACCAACCCGACGATCCGCGACAATGTGGTGATCGGGTCGCTGGCGTCGTTGACGGCAGGCAGCGGCAACATCGCCATTGGCTCACGCCTCGCCCAGTCGCTGGGGGCAACGGTCGGCAGCGAGATTTCGCTGATCAGCTTTCAGGGCGTGTCGACCCCGATGGGCACCGTGCCGCGCATCGTATCCTATCGCATCGGCGCGATTTTCGAGGTCGGTGTCTATGACTATGACAAGGCGTTCGTCATCATGCCGATGGAGGATGCCCAGACGCTGCTGCTGATGGGCGATTCGGTGGGCATGATCGAGATCGACACGGTCGACCCCGACCGGGTGGAGGAAATCCTGCAGCCGCTGGCGGTCAAGGTGGCGTCGCGCGGCGTGCTGAACGACTGGCGGCGGTTGAATTCTGAGATATTCGAGGCGTTGCAGGTCGACCGGCTGGTGACGTTCACCGTGCTGTCGATCCTGATCCTCGTCGCTGTCTTCAACATCCTGTCGTCGCTGATCATGCTGGTTCGCGCAAAGACCCGCGACATCGCGATCCTGCGGACGATGGGTGCGACGCGGCAGGGGCTGATCCGCATTTTCGTGACGGTCGGCACGACCATCGGTTCGCTGGGGATCGTCGCTGGCCTGATACTGGGCTTCATCCTGCTCTATTTCCGGCAGGGGGTGCTGGGCTTTCTGGGCTTCATCACCGGGCAGGAGATTTGGGATCCGTCGATGCGCTACCTGACCGAATTGCCGGCCAAGACCGACCCTGTGGAGGTTGCGGGGATCGCGCTGATGGCGTTCCTGTTCAGCTTCCTCGCCACGCTCTACCCGGCGTTCAAGGCGGCGAGCACCGATCCTGTTCAGGTGCTGCGCTATGAGTGA